Part of the bacterium genome, CATGAACGCCGAATCGCTGTGGAACTCGACCGCAGTGATGTGCGAGAGGTCTCTCTTCTGCGTCTTGTGCAGCTGATGAAGCAGCGCCCCGCCGGCCGCTATCGCCAGCGGCTTGTTTTCACAGCCAAAACCATCAAGCGAATGAACCTCGAAATGCTCGATCATTTGCCTGTAGCCGTAATCGTGCTCAAACACCCAATCCTCGAGACTAGTCAACATCATCTTGGGCTCCTCGCCCAATAGGCCCTTCACAAGCTGTGAATCGACAAGCCGCTCCTGAACAACCAACTCCTTCGGCTCCCACCGAGAAAGCTCGTCTCTGAGCGCCACCGCAGAATCGACGCCCCTAAGCTCAGTAACGCGAAAGTCCCCTGTCGAGAGGTCTATGACGGCAAAGCCGACTCCGTCACGGTCTATGTGGACCGAGCAGATATATGAGCTCTCCTTGTCTGAAAGTAGGCCTGGCTCGACCACCGTCCCCGGCGTTACAACGCGCACAACGTCGCGCTTGACAACGCCCTGCGCGGTCTTGGGGTCCTCGACCTGCTCACAGATCGCCACCTTGTAGCCCTTTCTAATCAGTTTGCTGAGGTAAACCTCGAGCGCATGATAGGGAATGCCGCACAGCGGAACCTCGCCCGGCTTGCCCCGGTTGCGAGACGTCAACGCAATATCGAGAAGCTTGGACCCCAGAACCGCATCCTCGCCAAACATCTCGTAAAAATCGCCCATCCTGAAAAGCATCATGCAGTCCGGATACTGCGCGCGAATCCGCTTATACTGCTTCATCATCGGCGTCGTTTTCGCCAGCGTGGTCTCCTTGAACGGTCTTTTCTGCGCCATCCTCAAGAGTTTCAAGTTTCGAGTGGCAACTTTCAAGTGGTAGATTCCTCTTGTTTTCAGGTGAGACGAACGCCAATTGCGCATCACATTGCCCTGTCAGACTATCCTTAAGCGTTCTCCCTGATATCTCACTGTTAATTGGAACCAGGGTGGGCGAACATCGGTTTACAGCAAGCAGGCTCAGTAGGATTGCGATCAGCCCTTGGTCATGCCGAGTTGCTATTTGTGGCGCTTTGGCTGAAGATCACGGCTGAAATAACCATTAGTTGACTTGCAACTTCTGCAAGAATAAGTAATATATTAAGTGGGTCTGTGGACAGGAACTCTATACCGTAAAGGAGGGGAAATGATGAATGACTCTGATTAGAGTGAAGGATGATGAGGGCTTTGACTCCGCGCTCAGGCGCTTTAAGAAGCTGTGCGAGAAGTCTGGGATACTGTCGGAGTACAGAAGACGCGTTTACTTCGAAAAGCCGTGCATAAAGCGCAAGCGCAAGGCGTTGGCCGCGCGCAAGAAGCTCGTTAGGAAGGTCAGGCGTTTCACCTAGAGCGGCTTAATGCTAGACGTGGCCTATTCTATTTGCCTAATTGTCTCCGGAGGTTGTGTAAATGTTGACAGTACAGGAGATATATCGTCTTGGAGTTGAAGCAGGGATTGAGGCAGACCAGCGGCCTAGAGAGGAGATCGGCAGAAAGCTAGGCGCGGAGCGCGACAAGTATGACAAGCTTCGGGACAAGGAGAAGGAGCGCTTCGACATTGAGCGGCTGAGCAGCCCTTTTGCCGACACCCGCATCCTTCACGGCGATCCGGAGGCAGAGGTGTCTGCTGCCTTGGTGGGGATAGACATTGGCCCTGCGGAGGTTATGCTGGCCGAGAGGCTGAGGTCGAGAGGCGAGAATCTCGACCTGGTGATTGCTCACCATCCTCTGGGAAGGGCCCTGGCCGGCCTGGCGGACGTGATCTCCGTTCAGACAGACCTTTGGGCGCAGCATGGTTCGCCTATCGGACAGATGGAGAGCGTCTTCGCAGGCAGGATCAAAGATGTGGCCACTTCGGTCATGGCGGCGAACCACAATAGAGCGGTCGATGTTGCACGATTGCTGGACGTCCCTCTGATGTGTATTCACACTCCGGCCGATAACTGTGTTGCGCAGTTCTTGACCAACAAAATCAAAGAAGCAAAGCCTCTTCTGCTTGCGGATGTCCTCGACCTGCTACTTGAGATCGACGAATACAGCCGCTATGCCGCGGAAACAGTCGAACCCAAGATAATTGTCGGATCGAAGGAAAGCAGGGCCGGTGAGGTCTTCGTTGACATGACAGGCGGCACATCTGGCCCGAAAGACCTCTATGAAATCATCTCCAAGTCAACCAACATAAGCACAATAGTCTGCATGCATGTCTCGCAGGAGCACAAGAAAGAGATTGAAAAGCATCACCTAAACTGTATAGTTGCTCCTCATATGCCAAGTGATACTATTGGTCTGAATCTGATTCTCGATTCTTTGGAGTCGCGAGGAGGGTTAAATGTTTTGGAATGTTCAGGTTTCCGTCGCGTGAGCAGGTCGCATCAATGATGCTGACTTCCCAAGGACTGTGAACCGAACATCTTATTCGAGGGGAAGGTGAAACCGTGAAGAAAGGATACGCTCTCGCCGGAGCGCTCGTTATCGGATTGTGCTTGCTTTTTTCGATGCCTCACACTAGTTCTGCTGGTGTTGTCACGATGCCAGCAGAGTTCAATTGGCTTTTCTCCGACGCTGATTATGGCAAGATAGTGGGAACGATCGGCGTTGCCGAGGAGATATACGATCGTGGAATAGAGCTTCTCTACCACGGCAGTTTCTCCGAGGCGGCCGAGTGCTTCTGGCGCGTTATAGACATTTATTCAGGCTTCTCGACTCTCGATAGGCATACGCGCGTTGCATCGTCCTACTACTACTTGGGCAAGACCTACCTCCTTGCTGGGAAGCCAGACCTAGCGAAGGGGCTCTTCCATTTGGCAGCCCTGACGAATCCGGTGGGAGAGGGTATTGAGGTGCAAGTGGACCTCTCGTATTCCTTCAACGACATCTTGAGGCAACGGCTCAGGAATTTCGCGCTCGAGAGGGAGCTTGCGCTGGAGAGATCAGGTGCGAGGACGGCGGCAGGGCCCGCTGAATGGCAGGAAACGATACCAATGGATTCGCTGTTCGAGACCAACGAATACACTCTTCGACCGGACGCCATGGCCAGACTGGGGCGCCTCGCTCGCCGGATGAAGGTTTCACACGGATTGACGTTCGTGATCGAGTCACATGGCGATGATGTCGGGACCCAGGAGTACAATCTCCGGCTCGGAAATAAGCGAGCGGAGGCAGTGCGAGATGCGCTCTTGGGCTGGGGCGTGCAGATATATTCTGTCAAGTGCTTCGCGCACGGCCAGCGTTTCCCTGTTGCGTCCAACGATACTGAACAAGGGCGCTACAAGAACCGCAGGCTCGTGGTAAAAGCGGTCAAGCAATAGCCAGCCGGGCGGATAGCTCAGCTGGTAAGAGCATCGGCCTTACAAGCCGGGGGTCGCAGGTTCGAATCCTGTTCCGCCCAAGCCATTTAGCAGCACTCCCGGCGATTTCATTCACGAAACTCCCCAATTCCAACAACTGGCCCATAGTGCCGTTTTGTGCTCCCCTTACCGCCGCAGTATGGCACATCTATGACACAATGGCACAATCGCCACTCCTCACGTATGTCGTCTGATAGAGTCACAACAGAATCCGTCGACCATAGGCTATAGAGTTGGTGAGTCAGGGAATCATGACACATCTATCACACAATCACTGTTTTTAATCTCCGGACGACTCCCTGCCGGATAGCCACAATAGGCCACGTGATTGTTTGACGGCGTTCATGGGGCTTCCGACCGGTGGAGCAGTGTCAGAACATCCCCAAAGGGTCAAAACGTCTCTGCGGGCGTCTGGCGCAATCCGTGGGATCGGGGATGCGGAGCTCATGGAATCAGTCAGATCTCAACAAGTTAGTCAATTGACCCCTCTTCCTGTTGGTAGCGATCCATGTCATGCTCGCTCACGTTGTAACCGCCATAGGGATCTATCCTATCCGTCTGCATAAGGGCATCCAGAAGGTCCTGGCTAAGCCACCCGAAATCATCAAGTAACCTGATCGAGTTGAAGATCCAGCCTGAATCGACATGATGTAGAGCTATGAATTCGAGTGTCTCTTTGCATCTCTGGGAGTTCATATTTCGATAAATGCCGAAAAGAGTCAGCCATTCCTCAAAAGGGAGACGCTCCATTGCAGTGATCAGATCCTCGTATTCTTCCGATGCGTGAAACATCCCTATAGCATCTCCCATCTCGGGATGAAAAGCCTCGTCCATAGGGAAGGCTTGCCGTATAAGCTCTCTCCAGTTCAATCTGGCCGCCTCATCCACGGGCAACTCGACCAGCTCGATGTTCATTCCTTCCACCCTCCGCGAAGCCGTCTCACTGAATCCGTGGGGAGTAATCAGTATTCCCTCCTGAGCACCCAGATCTCCGAGCATCCCAATGAAACTCTCCACATTTTTGACATTGAGCTTTCGGGAATACATCTTGCACTCGACCGCGATAAAAGGCCTTGAGACGTCTTCGGTGAGAAAGATGGCTACATCAAGCTGACGCTTAGCCCTTGTTATCATCCCTACGACTTCCCTGTAATCGGGGATGACTATGAAATGCGGTGGCCTGTAGGAATAATACAGCTCGTTGAAAGCTGCTTGCTCGTATTCCCTCCAATCCATATACGCCTCAAATCCCTCCACTGACACATGCGCCCGTCAGTCGAGCCATCAGTCGTTTCTTGATCTTGCCATATTGCAGTATCGGTGGGTCAGACGAGCCTTCTCCGGGATTGTCTTGCCACCTCTCCAATACTGATCTATGTGATCCACAGCAGCGTCGTCGATCTCCTCAATTCGTTGCTCGCATATCGCACAAGTAGGATCCGCTCTGTAAAGCTCCTCCTTCAGCTTGCGACTGAAACAACGCGGCTGTCTCGGTTGCTCCTTTAGTATCATCCTCACACGCTGGAATCCGAGCTCGAATCGAGTCAGCACTCGCTCCCTATCGCTCGTGCCCAGAACGGTCGCATCAACGAATTCATCATTTGAGGAAATCAGGTCCAACAATCCCTCGCGCAGACAGTCCAATGCACCATAAACCTGGTTCTTGTCTTTGTCGCAGAATACGCCCATCAGCACATCGTAAAGCGAAGCGTTGAACTTCCGACCCTCCCAGCATCCACTCGGATTGGATTCATCTCCCCGATAGAGACGTTTGAAGGCCCTCTGGCCAAATAGAGACCTGTTGATCTGCACGGCGGTCTTAAATGCCCGCCTGAGCTCGTCCGCATCGGTACGAGATATATTCTGGAATTTCTCCATGTCCTGATTCAGGAAACGCCTCACCGGGCGCTGGTATTTCAGATAGGTGGCGTGATAAAACGCTGCGAAGCGCAATACCAGCTCAACATCCTTCATGCGCCTGTCGGGCTGCTTGATCCCCAGAAGTTGAATGAATTCTTTGTCCTCAGATAGCTCCTTCAGTAACGCCATATAGCGCCCACGATAGACGCAATTCCGAAGCTCCATGTCGTTCAGTGGCACCGCGCCCGTATTCAGCCGCTCGAAGATCTCAAACTTGAGCTCCCTGTCACTATCCACCTTGATAGTTATCGCCCGGATCTCGTGATACCTGATCCTGTCCTGGACTTGTTCATCAAGCTCGTTGAAGTGCTTTCCATTGAGTTCTGTGAAGACTTGAAGGCCATTCAATTTGAATGGCTTAAACTCCCCTGTCTTTGTGGGAAATGCATTGTCGATGTAAGCGAAGAATGAGGTTAGCCTCTGCTGCCCGTCAATGACGGATTCCTTGCCGTCCTCTTCTTCAGCCAAATAAATCACCGGTAAGGGGACGGCAATAATGACCGACTCGATGAGGCGACTTGCCTTCTTCTCATCCCAGACGAATTGCCGTTGGAAGTCGGGCTGAAGAATCAGCTTGCCGCGCTTCCACTTGCTGTAGAGCGATTCTATCTCAGGATCAGATGATTTGGTGTTTATTCTTCGTTTGGTCTTGTCGAGAGTGAGCTCTTCCCTTTCGTCCTCTTCTGGCGTATCGAAGACTAACCCCTCTTCTGGCGTATCAGCTGCGTCCATCATAGTCCTCCATTTGGCATTATTGGTCGTAGGCCGGCCCCAGATTCTCCACATATCGAACCAAGGCTGCCTGAAGCAAGAGATATGAAACGTTCCTTTGTTCCATCCCTGCGCACAGAACGAGGACGGATTAGATTCTCGTTGTTCGGGTCGTCGAAAGTGTAGAGGGGCTTGTGCCAGCTGAGGAGCTCGCGAGCAAATGCCTCGGTCTTGCTGCCGGGGGCGGCGTAGGCGATCAGGATGCTCTCGGCGAGAGCGGCGACGAGGCGATTTCGGAACAGGGCGGTGGCGGCGGTTGGGCGGCGGACCTTCTCAGGCAAGGCCGATAGCAGCAGGAGACGCCCCTTGTTCACAGGTCCTCTATATTCCCGTCGGATGCGCATCTTCTCAATACCCCTGGCGGGACATAAGATCATGGAGCCCTCGCCTCGCAGCAAGACGTTCAGGACCTCTTTCTCAATAGGCGAGTGGAAGCCGCCGATGACCGTCGTGCCTTGCTCCCGCAGCTCTCGCGCCAAATCGTATATCTTCAAGATGATGCTGCCCGGGCATTTGGCCGAGCAGAAAATTGCCAGATTCTTATGACTCAGCAGCTCGACGTCGCCGATGGCTGTCAACCGCTCTGGCGCATCGTCCCCAAGATGCCGCAATAGCGATTTGGGGCACTCCGCCCGGCTCTGTGTCAAATAGGTCGTCTGCATACCTCAGTTCCTATCTACCGACTCAGCCCAAATCGGGGAGCAAGTCCTGTAGTAGCAGTCGCAAGTGGTCAAAGACCTCCTGGCAACCTGGCAGTTCACTCACAAATGGCCCCAGAGTCGCACCCCAATGCAGACGCGCCTCAGAGACCAGTTCATCGCTGAAAAAATCGCCCAAGCTCTCAAATGTGACACCACGATGGTTACATTTCTTGACCAAGAGAGGCATGATCTGCTCGCGCTGCAACCTGTCGCCGAACGCCTCCAGGATGCGCCACAGATCGTAGTAGTCACGAGCCCGAGGGCGGTTCCAACCGCGCATCACTAGCCTCTGGTGGGTCTGAAGCAGCGTCCGCAACTTCTCAGCTACGATTTCCTCAAGACGATAACAGCACACGTCAAACGGCAGGCACTCTTTGTATCCGTGCATCAAACGGCGCCTTTCAGGATGGAGAAGGACCGGCTCGTCATGAGTGATCTCTACTTTGATCCGGCAGAGCGGTTCAGGATGCCAGGGAAACCGCACACGAATTGTGAACGCCTCCTGCCCGTGTGGATGAGGATCGCGTTCGAGATACCGTTCGAGCTGTATCGAAAAAGGGCCTTGTTCTGACAGAAGCCGGTGTGCTTCCTCAGCTGCCTCACGCATGGCCACCTCAAGCTGCTCATCTTTCGGCGCATCTATTGCAGAGTAGTCGAGGTCCTCGGAGAAACGATAATCGCCGAAGAACACCTTCTTCAAGGCCGTTCCGCCCTTGAACACTAACGCATCGCCTAGTGCCGGATGTGAGGCGATACCGGCCAGGATGTAGCTGAGGGCATAATCCTTCTCAATGACCGGCTGCGGTATCCCCTGTCGTTTGGCGGCGTCCTGGATGCGAAGCCGCAGGGGTCTCATGGATTCGCCTCCGCCGCAAGGTTGTTCTGGATCATCCATCGCTTATCGCACGGTCCCCGGCGACTGCGGGTCGGATCCAAGGCGTGGTAGCCAGTGGCCGGAATCTCAAGAAGCGGCCTCAACTCTGCTTCAGAAACGCCAGCCCGCTCCAACGCCCAGCCGAGTCGCTTGGCGGTGGATATCTGGCCAAAGCGGCGCGCGTATTCGACCAACTTGCCGACGTCCAGTCTCCCCAAATGGTTCTCGATTATCCCTAGCGCCTCGCCCATTCCGCCGAAGACTCTGCACGAGATGAACACCTCGAGCACGGTTCGCTCCCGGTCAGTGATCGGAACGCGGAAGTTCTCATCCACCCACACTTGCTCAATCCCAAAGAAACGCTCCTGCCGGACGCTGACATACTCATACCGGACGCCCGCAACGTCCCAGGCGTGCCGTCGGCCCCGACTGCTTTTGCCGCCGCGCATGCTTGGCGTCACGACCTTCTTCGGTGTGAAAGCGGTTACCACGCGAGGCGCCTGTTCCGTCAGGCCGTGGTGGCTGAGCGCAGACCAGTGGCTAATCGCCGACGGTATCACTAACTGCGTGGCAATAGCGAAGGGGTGAATCTGAACCTGCCCGGACGCGAGTCCGGATACTGCATAGAGCCCACGACGCAGCCTTATCAGCCAGCCGTCCCTAATCATGTTCAGCAGAAGGTTTCTCACGTAGTCTTCAGGAACGCCAACGCCCGCCGCAAGCTCTCTCGCCTCGGAAGTCGTAAAGACGACCCGCCCAGCCTCAGAAAGCGCCTTGAGAAGCCGGATCACGTGCATCCCACGGCTTCTAGTCTCCGGGTTCTGGACCATGCTGCTACCTCTTCCACAGAATCCAATCCATAACGCACAATGATTTTAGTTATGGATGATCATTCCACAACATCATTAGCCGGACTATAACTCGAACTACAATAATCCGTCAATAGCGGAGGTGCGCAGGGCATCTTATACCCATCACAACGTGCTCGGCCAACCAGTCGCTACCGTCCGACGTGCCTTACACCGCTCTGAAAGGATGAAGGCGGAAGGATGAAGGATGAATCATCCATTGGAGGCCTTCCGCGATCTCATTCGCTCTTTTACATTCTTGACACATGTCGTCAGTATGGCAGTCAGCTCGTTCGCCTCATCCATCAGCTCCTTCATGCGCTCGCCCTTCACAATGCTTCCCTCAACAAGGAGCTCCATCCAATACGCCGACTCATCAAGTTCCTGAAGGGCACCTTCGATCTTGCTGACAAACTCGGCATTAGAACGCGCCCGGCTCGCCTCTCGATAATGAGCCCCGACTGATGTGCCGGACCTCAACAACTGCTTGCCTATGACCTGCGCCTCAGTCGTCTTCGGCAGCGACGAATAGAGACGTATCACACGCAGCGCAAACCTCTTCGTCCGGCTCCTCAGATCCTCAAGCTTCCCCCCTTCATCCTTCATCCTTCATCCTTCATCCTTCCGGGCGGGCTCGCCGCCCGCCCCCCAGCCCATCCGATACTTGATGTCGTAGTTGATTATGAAGTCCAACTCCTCATCCGTGAAACCATAGTGCCTCGCTAACACGCGATCGATCTCGTCGATGATCGGCTTAGACAATCGATGGTAATACTCATATTCCGTCTGCTTCGTTCCCACATGCCTTCTGTTCCTCGTCAGGTCGCTCATTAGAGCTTCGGTGAGCTCATCGAGCCGGCCTCGCGTTGATGCCGTCAGCAAACCGGGGTCAAAAAGGAAATTAACCATTTCCTTTTGAGTGATGTGCCACCCGTCACTCACCAGCTCCCAGAACCAGAAGTAGAGAGATGAATTGAAAACGGCAACGAGAACCTTTTTGAGAGAAGAGTCCGCCGCACCGAAATGCTTGTACTCCCTCGAATCTTGTGTTATGTCAAAGGCCTTGCCCCAATACATCATCCGCATGTTCAGAGAAAAGACTTCGTCCCCTGTGATGCAGTCCGTTATTGGTTTGAGCTGGCGCTGTATCTTCTCAAAAACAGACACCTCGATTCCATCGCCCGACTTGGCCCAACAGTAGGAGAGGGGATGCGGGTCCACATAGGCGAGATTATGCATAAGGTCTTCCTGTGCACGCTCTGACCTCCCATACCAGTGCTGATACGCCGTCGTATGAAGGACCCCACCAGATTGATCCTGCCCGCTTGTTGCCAATATGATCGAGAGCTTCTGATGCACCCCGGTGAACAAAGAGCCGGGCCTGTCGGCGTAGTTGCTGCACCAAGTGCACCGGTCGTGTGAGCTGAATAGTTCTCTCAACGGCAGCATTCGAGGTGTACTGGCCAGCGAGATCGGGAGGATTATGCCCAAGTTGCCGTGCCGCTGCCTACCCAGTTCAGAAGAGCGCTCGGCCATAAATACGTACAGATTGCCACACTTCTCCGTCTGATAGCCCTTGATCGTGTATTCATTCTTGACCTTGCTGTATTCCACATAGGGTGGATTGCCAATGATGACGTCGAAGCCGGCCCTATTCATGATCTCGTGGAACTCGATGAACCAGTGGAACGGCTTGTGCGAGTCGCGCCACAGTTCATAGGCGGTCTGATCAGAGACTCGGACGCCGTATTGGTCCGCCAAATAGGTGTTCAGCTCGCCTTCTAGCTTCTTGAGCAAGTCGGTGACCTCTTGCTTGTCCTTGAGGGTTACGGTTCCCCCCTTGTCGGTCTGCTGAAGCCGGAAGAGCTGAAGGATCTCACCTATCTCAGTCGCGTCGCGTTCAATCCTCTCCATGACGTTGCCAAAGTCGAGCTGGCTCTTCACCGCGCGCTCTACGTCCTCGTATTTGGCGAAGCCTACGAGCGAGTTCCCGGCGCGGATGTTGAAGTCGATGTCGGGGAGCGGCTCGATGTCCTCAGGATTTTCCACTTGGGAGACGAGCTTCAGGAAGAGGCGCAGCTTACATATCTCGACTGCCTCGTCCATGATATCGACGCCGTAGAGGTTGTTCAGGACTATGGACTTGAAGATGAAGTACTTCTCATTCGGATGCTTTCCAATGCGCGCAAGCACCTTCCTGAAGTCGCTGTATTTCTCAGGGCTGTGCTTCTCACCCGACGCGTCGAGCTCATCCACGAAGGCCCGCATCCTGTTCAGGCACGCCTCGTAAAGACATTCGAGGATGTTGAGCGCCGCGAAGAGAAATGCCCCCGAGCCGCAGGCGGGGTCAAGGACGCTCACGCCATTGATCGCCTTCCAGAATGCCCTCAAGAGCTCCGGCCCCTCACAGCTGTCAACGACGTCTTCGGCGAACTGCTCGATGTTTAGGTTAAGCGTAATAAGGTCGTTGATCTCTCTGACCTCACCGTTTCTGAGCTTTGCCCTGACCTCCTCACACCTTTGCCGCCTCGCCACGGTCTCGCGCCATATCTCTGTCGGCAGCTTGTATTCCTCGTCCGCCGCCTTGTTCCAATACGTGCGTTTCGAGACGTCGTCAACGCCCATGGCGATGCGCTCGGGCAACGGTAGATCGACGCCCTTGAGCATCGCGTTGTAGATGTATCGGTCGGGGTCGTCCTTAAGCAGCCGCCAGACGGAGCTGTCACCCTCGAACGCTATCTTGCAGTCCTTTTTGGCTGCGTCGAAGAGGAACGGGATGACCGTGTTGCGGCTGATGTAGCCGGTGATGTCCTCCTTGGTATAGTAGGCGCCCATCTGCTTCTGGTTGATGTATTTCTCATAGACGTAGCCCAGGATATCCGGGTTGATCTCCTTGTCATTGCGCAGGGGTCGCTCGTCGAGGTGCCACCGCCACTCATCGAAGAACCCAAAGAGCTTCTCAAACGCGGCGTCGGCAATCTCAATCTCCCTGCCGTGTTTCTCCTCGATCTCGTGTCGCATAAAGAGGCCGCCGTTCAGGAACGGGACCTTGCCCAGCATTTCTCTCGCCTCGGGTGAGCGGTCTTGCTCGCGCTTGGCGAATCCCTCGAAGAAGAGCGGACAGAGGAAGTCCCGGTAGTAGCGGTCCTTGCCTCGTCGCTTGCTCTCTTTGAGCTTGGTCACGAGGTAATTACGGTCATCGTCAAGAAAGCCCTTGCTTTGGATGAAGTAGATGAACATGAGACGGTTGAGCATGACGGAAACGTACCAGCGCTGCATGTCATTCGTAGGGATACCGTCAAGGAATGAGTGGAACTCGTCACGTTTTCTCTTGAACCCATCGTAGAACCGCCTCGTGACGGGCTTTGTGTCAAATGCTGCGCGAACGCGACCCGAGGAGTCGACAATTGTGAGACCATCTTCCTCCTCGATTGCGAACGTGATGGCCTGGAGCTTTTGAATGAGAGGCTCTCCTGATTGGCCGAGATAGAAACGATGCTCCCGGGA contains:
- the rpsU gene encoding 30S ribosomal protein S21; its protein translation is MTLIRVKDDEGFDSALRRFKKLCEKSGILSEYRRRVYFEKPCIKRKRKALAARKKLVRKVRRFT
- a CDS encoding NGG1p interacting factor NIF3, with protein sequence MLTVQEIYRLGVEAGIEADQRPREEIGRKLGAERDKYDKLRDKEKERFDIERLSSPFADTRILHGDPEAEVSAALVGIDIGPAEVMLAERLRSRGENLDLVIAHHPLGRALAGLADVISVQTDLWAQHGSPIGQMESVFAGRIKDVATSVMAANHNRAVDVARLLDVPLMCIHTPADNCVAQFLTNKIKEAKPLLLADVLDLLLEIDEYSRYAAETVEPKIIVGSKESRAGEVFVDMTGGTSGPKDLYEIISKSTNISTIVCMHVSQEHKKEIEKHHLNCIVAPHMPSDTIGLNLILDSLESRGGLNVLECSGFRRVSRSHQ
- a CDS encoding OmpA family protein, translating into MKKGYALAGALVIGLCLLFSMPHTSSAGVVTMPAEFNWLFSDADYGKIVGTIGVAEEIYDRGIELLYHGSFSEAAECFWRVIDIYSGFSTLDRHTRVASSYYYLGKTYLLAGKPDLAKGLFHLAALTNPVGEGIEVQVDLSYSFNDILRQRLRNFALERELALERSGARTAAGPAEWQETIPMDSLFETNEYTLRPDAMARLGRLARRMKVSHGLTFVIESHGDDVGTQEYNLRLGNKRAEAVRDALLGWGVQIYSVKCFAHGQRFPVASNDTEQGRYKNRRLVVKAVKQ
- a CDS encoding restriction endonuclease, whose translation is MDWREYEQAAFNELYYSYRPPHFIVIPDYREVVGMITRAKRQLDVAIFLTEDVSRPFIAVECKMYSRKLNVKNVESFIGMLGDLGAQEGILITPHGFSETASRRVEGMNIELVELPVDEAARLNWRELIRQAFPMDEAFHPEMGDAIGMFHASEEYEDLITAMERLPFEEWLTLFGIYRNMNSQRCKETLEFIALHHVDSGWIFNSIRLLDDFGWLSQDLLDALMQTDRIDPYGGYNVSEHDMDRYQQEEGSID
- a CDS encoding DUF262 domain-containing protein, with amino-acid sequence MMDAADTPEEGLVFDTPEEDEREELTLDKTKRRINTKSSDPEIESLYSKWKRGKLILQPDFQRQFVWDEKKASRLIESVIIAVPLPVIYLAEEEDGKESVIDGQQRLTSFFAYIDNAFPTKTGEFKPFKLNGLQVFTELNGKHFNELDEQVQDRIRYHEIRAITIKVDSDRELKFEIFERLNTGAVPLNDMELRNCVYRGRYMALLKELSEDKEFIQLLGIKQPDRRMKDVELVLRFAAFYHATYLKYQRPVRRFLNQDMEKFQNISRTDADELRRAFKTAVQINRSLFGQRAFKRLYRGDESNPSGCWEGRKFNASLYDVLMGVFCDKDKNQVYGALDCLREGLLDLISSNDEFVDATVLGTSDRERVLTRFELGFQRVRMILKEQPRQPRCFSRKLKEELYRADPTCAICEQRIEEIDDAAVDHIDQYWRGGKTIPEKARLTHRYCNMARSRND
- a CDS encoding DNA-processing protein DprA, with the translated sequence MQTTYLTQSRAECPKSLLRHLGDDAPERLTAIGDVELLSHKNLAIFCSAKCPGSIILKIYDLARELREQGTTVIGGFHSPIEKEVLNVLLRGEGSMILCPARGIEKMRIRREYRGPVNKGRLLLLSALPEKVRRPTAATALFRNRLVAALAESILIAYAAPGSKTEAFARELLSWHKPLYTFDDPNNENLIRPRSVRRDGTKERFISLASGSLGSICGESGAGLRPIMPNGGL
- a CDS encoding nucleotidyl transferase AbiEii/AbiGii toxin family protein, translated to MRPLRLRIQDAAKRQGIPQPVIEKDYALSYILAGIASHPALGDALVFKGGTALKKVFFGDYRFSEDLDYSAIDAPKDEQLEVAMREAAEEAHRLLSEQGPFSIQLERYLERDPHPHGQEAFTIRVRFPWHPEPLCRIKVEITHDEPVLLHPERRRLMHGYKECLPFDVCCYRLEEIVAEKLRTLLQTHQRLVMRGWNRPRARDYYDLWRILEAFGDRLQREQIMPLLVKKCNHRGVTFESLGDFFSDELVSEARLHWGATLGPFVSELPGCQEVFDHLRLLLQDLLPDLG
- a CDS encoding type IV toxin-antitoxin system AbiEi family antitoxin domain-containing protein — its product is MVQNPETRSRGMHVIRLLKALSEAGRVVFTTSEARELAAGVGVPEDYVRNLLLNMIRDGWLIRLRRGLYAVSGLASGQVQIHPFAIATQLVIPSAISHWSALSHHGLTEQAPRVVTAFTPKKVVTPSMRGGKSSRGRRHAWDVAGVRYEYVSVRQERFFGIEQVWVDENFRVPITDRERTVLEVFISCRVFGGMGEALGIIENHLGRLDVGKLVEYARRFGQISTAKRLGWALERAGVSEAELRPLLEIPATGYHALDPTRSRRGPCDKRWMIQNNLAAEANP
- a CDS encoding four helix bundle protein produces the protein MKDEGGKLEDLRSRTKRFALRVIRLYSSLPKTTEAQVIGKQLLRSGTSVGAHYREASRARSNAEFVSKIEGALQELDESAYWMELLVEGSIVKGERMKELMDEANELTAILTTCVKNVKERMRSRKASNG
- a CDS encoding DNA methyltransferase; this encodes MRRLDRDRVRGYLRDFAFKSLFIDELGWDHYTKEFSLTVDGETCNLRSIAEKRGMVAFVCSPSSGGVIPEYAIRRKIDNRIRKLYHEHFIIYTDAEKTVQVWQWVKREAGKPAASREHRFYLGQSGEPLIQKLQAITFAIEEEDGLTIVDSSGRVRAAFDTKPVTRRFYDGFKRKRDEFHSFLDGIPTNDMQRWYVSVMLNRLMFIYFIQSKGFLDDDRNYLVTKLKESKRRGKDRYYRDFLCPLFFEGFAKREQDRSPEAREMLGKVPFLNGGLFMRHEIEEKHGREIEIADAAFEKLFGFFDEWRWHLDERPLRNDKEINPDILGYVYEKYINQKQMGAYYTKEDITGYISRNTVIPFLFDAAKKDCKIAFEGDSSVWRLLKDDPDRYIYNAMLKGVDLPLPERIAMGVDDVSKRTYWNKAADEEYKLPTEIWRETVARRQRCEEVRAKLRNGEVREINDLITLNLNIEQFAEDVVDSCEGPELLRAFWKAINGVSVLDPACGSGAFLFAALNILECLYEACLNRMRAFVDELDASGEKHSPEKYSDFRKVLARIGKHPNEKYFIFKSIVLNNLYGVDIMDEAVEICKLRLFLKLVSQVENPEDIEPLPDIDFNIRAGNSLVGFAKYEDVERAVKSQLDFGNVMERIERDATEIGEILQLFRLQQTDKGGTVTLKDKQEVTDLLKKLEGELNTYLADQYGVRVSDQTAYELWRDSHKPFHWFIEFHEIMNRAGFDVIIGNPPYVEYSKVKNEYTIKGYQTEKCGNLYVFMAERSSELGRQRHGNLGIILPISLASTPRMLPLRELFSSHDRCTWCSNYADRPGSLFTGVHQKLSIILATSGQDQSGGVLHTTAYQHWYGRSERAQEDLMHNLAYVDPHPLSYCWAKSGDGIEVSVFEKIQRQLKPITDCITGDEVFSLNMRMMYWGKAFDITQDSREYKHFGAADSSLKKVLVAVFNSSLYFWFWELVSDGWHITQKEMVNFLFDPGLLTASTRGRLDELTEALMSDLTRNRRHVGTKQTEYEYYHRLSKPIIDEIDRVLARHYGFTDEELDFIINYDIKYRMGWGAGGEPARKDEG